The Papaver somniferum cultivar HN1 chromosome 3, ASM357369v1, whole genome shotgun sequence genome includes a region encoding these proteins:
- the LOC113357779 gene encoding omega-hydroxypalmitate O-feruloyl transferase-like: MGSYSSDYLLNNLKIVKKPTLVTPAKETQNGHYFLSNLDLIVPVTFSTVYYFKEAAPSFVESIKDSLADILVYYHPFAGRLLINEDGKLVINCTGEGAVFVEAEVDCYMDEIGDFESSDPKTLPKLVYDRSIDAKNMLEVPPLAVQVTRFNCGEFILGVSVNHCIVDGLSLVEFLNSWGELARGLPLTIPPFLDRTVLIARNPTKVEFTHDEYTEIEDISKNTTNLVQEEDLVFKSFVFDSMKLKQLKTKAMEDGILQTCSTFEALTAFMWRARSRALKLLPDQITKLYFAVDGRDRFVPPLPEGYFGNGAMFMSTLCSSGELLGNPMSYSVQLIRNSIKSVTDSYIRSSIDCYEETRTRASLSATFLVSTWSKLSFHTIDFGCGVPVSFGPVPFPGLDLFLPYGDDRKGINVFIGLPSSAMKLFEKLMEISIQSID, translated from the exons ATGGGAAGCTATTCATCTGACTATCTTCTTAACAACTTGAAGATCGTGAAGAAACCAACTCTGGTAACTCCTGCAAAAGAAACACAAAATGGCCACTATTTCCTCAGTAATCTCGACCTGATTGTGCCCGTGACATTCTCTACTGTATACTACTTTAAGGAAGCGGCACCTTCATTTGTTGAAAGCATCAAGGATTCCTTGGCAGATATTCTTGTTTACTATCATCCATTTGCTGGTCGTTTATTAATTAATGAAGATGGGAAGCTGGTAATTAATTGCACAGGCGAAGGTGCTGTTTTTGTTGAAGCTGAGGTTGATTGTTATATGGACGAGATTGGAGATTTTGAATCATCTGATCCTAAAACACTTCCTAAGCTTGTATACGACAGAAGTATTGATGCAAAAAATATGCTCGAAGTTCCACCACTGGCGGTTCAG GTAACCAGATTCAATTGCGGAGAATTTATACTGGGAGTAAGCGTGAACCACTGTATTGTTGATGGACTTTCTCTCGTGGAGTTTTTGAACTCATGGGGTGAGCTTGCAAGAGGCTTGCCATTAACCATACCCCCATTTTTAGACAGAACTGTACTCATAGCAAGAAATCCAACTAAGGTAGAGTTCACTCATGATGAGTACACAGAGATTGAAGACATATCGAAAAACACTACTAATCTTGTCCAAGAAGAAGATCTCGTCTTCAAGTCATTTGTTTTCGACTCAATGAAGCTAAAACAACTCAAAACAAAAGCAATGGAAGATGGGATTCTTCAAACATGTTCTACTTTCGAAGCACTGACTGCTTTTATGTGGAGAGCTAGAAGTCGAGCGTTAAAACTCCTTCCAGATCAAATAACAAAACTATATTTTGCTGTTGATGGTAGGGATAGATTTGTTCCTCCATTACCTGAAGGGTATTTCGGCAATGGTGCAATGTTCATGAGTACTCTGTGCTCATCAGGTGAGCTACTAGGGAACCCAATGTCATATTCAGTTCAACTTATTCGAAATTCGATTAAATCAGTTACagatagttacataagatcctcAATAGATTGCTATGAAGAAACAAGAACTAGAGCTTCTCTATCTGCCACATTCTTGGTAAGTACTTGGTCTAAGCTATCTTTTCACACTATTGATTTCGGGTGTGGAGTACCAGTTTCATTTGGACCAGTTCCTTTTCCGGGTCTGGATTTATTCTTACCCTATGGAGACGATCGAAAAGGTATAAATGTATTCATCGGCTTGCCTTCTTCTGCTatgaaactttttgaaaaacttatGGAGATAAGTATTCAATCTATCGATTGA
- the LOC113357780 gene encoding ras-related protein Rab-21-like isoform X1: MNNPKPHSFKVVLLGDGRVGKTSLVLRYVNDIFNDQQQATVQASFLTKRILIRGLPITLSIWDTAGQERFHALGPIYYRDADAALLVYDIMDNDSFIRVTNWVKELQQMASKSIIMAIAANKSDLVRAKQFNLEEAESYATSIGAKLFMTSAKVGTGIDEVFLDIATRVLQKKLSTEGLSPPRPKKGMLIIDDEPEKEQQLKCCS, encoded by the exons ATGAATAATCCCAAGCCTCACTCATTCAAAGTCGTCCTTCTCGGAGACG GTAGGGTTGGGAAAACATCATTAGTATTGAGATATGTGAATGATATATTCAATGATCAACAGCAAGCAACTGTACAAGCTTCATTTCTAACTAAAAGGATTCTTATACGAGGTCTGCCTATTACTCTTTCTATTTGG GATACAGCAGGACAGGAACGATTTCATGCTTTGGGGCCAATATACTATCGTGATGCAGATG CTGCGCTTTTGGTGTATGACATCATGGACAATGATAGCTTCATTCGGGTGACAAATTGGGTGAAAGAACTCCAGCAAATGGCTTCCAAATCCATAATTATGGCAATTGCTGCAAATAAATCTGATTTGGTTAGAGCAAAGCAGTTCAATCTCGAAGAAGCTGAAAG TTATGCTACTTCAATCGGAGCAAAATTGTTTATGACATCTGCTAAAGTCGGTACAGGAATTGATGAAGTCTTCCTTGATATTGCAACAA GAGTATTGCAGAAAAAGCTTAGTACTGAAGGTTTATCTCCTCCTCGTCCAAAGAAAGGGATGCTCATCATAGACGACGAGCCTGAAAAGGAACAACAATTGAAATGTTGTTCATAG
- the LOC113357780 gene encoding ras-related protein Rab-21-like isoform X2: MNNPKPHSFKVVLLGDGRVGKTSLVLRYVNDIFNDQQQATVQASFLTKRILIRGLPITLSIWDTAGQERFHALGPIYYRDADAALLVYDIMDNDSFIRVTNWVKELQQMASKSIIMAIAANKSDLVRAKQFNLEEAESYATSIGAKLFMTSAKVGTGIDEVFLDIATIIYFSQEYCRKSLVLKVYLLLVQRKGCSS; encoded by the exons ATGAATAATCCCAAGCCTCACTCATTCAAAGTCGTCCTTCTCGGAGACG GTAGGGTTGGGAAAACATCATTAGTATTGAGATATGTGAATGATATATTCAATGATCAACAGCAAGCAACTGTACAAGCTTCATTTCTAACTAAAAGGATTCTTATACGAGGTCTGCCTATTACTCTTTCTATTTGG GATACAGCAGGACAGGAACGATTTCATGCTTTGGGGCCAATATACTATCGTGATGCAGATG CTGCGCTTTTGGTGTATGACATCATGGACAATGATAGCTTCATTCGGGTGACAAATTGGGTGAAAGAACTCCAGCAAATGGCTTCCAAATCCATAATTATGGCAATTGCTGCAAATAAATCTGATTTGGTTAGAGCAAAGCAGTTCAATCTCGAAGAAGCTGAAAG TTATGCTACTTCAATCGGAGCAAAATTGTTTATGACATCTGCTAAAGTCGGTACAGGAATTGATGAAGTCTTCCTTGATATTGCAACAA TAATCTATTTTTCGCAGGAGTATTGCAGAAAAAGCTTAGTACTGAAGGTTTATCTCCTCCTCGTCCAAAGAAAGGGATGCTCATCATAG